In the genome of Meles meles chromosome 16, mMelMel3.1 paternal haplotype, whole genome shotgun sequence, one region contains:
- the NOL4L gene encoding nucleolar protein 4-like isoform X2, with protein sequence MNDSTWMSADPHLASSLSPSQDERMRSPQNLHSQEDDDSSSESGSGNGSSTLNPSTSSSTQGDPAFPEMNGTGAVAPMDFTATSEDQPINLCDKLPPGTALGTPSYPSDGCGTDGLRSRVKYGVKTTPESPPYSSGSYDSIKTEVSGCPEDLTVGRAPTADDDDDDHDDHEDNDKMNDSEGMDPERLKAFNMFVRLFVDENLDRMVPISKQPKEKIQAIIESCSRQFPEFQERARKRIRTYLKSCRRMKKNGMEMTRPTPPHLTSAMAENILAAACESETRKAAKRMRLEIYQSSQDEPIALDKQHSRDSAAVTHSTYSLPASSYSQDPVYVNGGLNYSYRGYGALGSNLQPPASLQTGNHSNGPTDLSMKGGATTASSTPTPTPSSNSTSRTMPAAQLSPTEISAVRQLIAGYRESAAFLLRSADELENLILQQN encoded by the exons ATGACTCCTCCTCTGAGAGTGGCAGTGGCAATGGCTCCTCCACCCTGAACCCATCCACCTCGAGCAGCACGCAGGGCGACCCCGCCTTCCCAGAGATGAATGGCACCGGCGCTGTGGCCCCCATGGACTTCACCGCCACCTCCGAAGATCAGCCCATCAACCTGTGCGACAAGCTCCCGCCGGGCACGGCGCTCGGCACGCCCTCCTACCCCTCCGACGGCTGCGGCACCGATGGACTGCGGAGCCGTGTCAAGTATGGGGTGAAGACCACCCCTGAG TCGCCCCCTTACAGCTCCGGGAGCTATGATTCCATCAAGACTGAGGTCAGTGGCTGCCCTGAGGACCTGACGGTGGGCCGGGCCCCCACAGCAGATGACGACGATGATGACCACGATGACCACGAGGACAATGACAAGATGAACGACTCCGAGGGCATGGACCCCGAGCGCCTCAAGGCCTTCAAT ATGTTCGTGCGGCTCTTTGTGGACGAGAACTTGGACCGCATGGTGCCCATCTCCAAGCAGCCCAAGGAGAAGATCCAGGCCATCATCGAGTCCTGTAGCCGGCAGTTTCCCGAGTTCCAGGAGCGGGCCCGCAAGCGCATCCGCACGTACCTCAAGTCCTGCCGGCGCATGAAGAAGAACGGCATGGAGATG ACTAGACCCACGCCTCCCCACCTGACCTCAGCCATGGCAGAAAACATCCTGGCAGCTGCCTGTGAGAGCGAGACGAGGAAAGCAGCCAAAAGGATGCGCCTGGAGATCTACCAGTCCTCCCAG GATGAGCCCATCGCCCTGGACAAGCAGCACTCCCGGGACTCCGCAGCCGTCACCCACTCCACCTACTCACTGCCAGCCTCCTCCTACTCCCAGGACCCCGTGTACGTCAACGGCGGCCTCAACTACAGTTACCGCGGGTACGGGGCCTTGGGCAGCAACCTGcagccccctgcctccctccaaacAGGAAATCACAGTAACG GGCCCACCGACCTCAGCATGAAAGGCGGAGCCACCACGGCCTCCAGCACACCCACGCCCACGCCCTCCAGCAACAGCACCAGCAGGACCATGCCCGCCGCCCAGCTCAGCCCCACAGAGATCAGCGCGGTGCGGCAGCTCATCGCAGGCTACCGAGAGTCTGCCGCCTTCCTGCTGCGCTCCGCAGACGAACTGGAAAACCTCATTTTACAGCAGAACTGA